A genomic region of Bosea sp. 124 contains the following coding sequences:
- a CDS encoding SDR family oxidoreductase, whose protein sequence is MNITGNTILITGGGSGIGRALAEALHARGNTVIIAGRRERVLDDVTEANPGMASMLLDIQDKADIAAFARDAVARFPALNVVLNNAGIMKDEDLVGSRDVAIAEETVETNLLGPIRLTAALLPHLLKQPKATILTVSSGLAFVPLAVTPTYSATKAALHSWSMSLRHQLKGSSTQVVEIAPPYVQTELRGPEQAVDPLAMPLADFIAEVMAILETDAEEVIVERCKPLRFAAENGNLAGVFAMVNGQH, encoded by the coding sequence ATGAACATCACAGGCAACACCATCCTGATCACCGGCGGCGGTTCGGGCATCGGCCGCGCGCTCGCCGAGGCGCTGCACGCCAGGGGCAACACGGTCATCATCGCCGGCCGCCGCGAGCGCGTGCTCGACGACGTCACGGAGGCGAACCCCGGCATGGCCTCGATGCTGCTCGACATCCAGGACAAGGCCGACATTGCCGCCTTCGCCCGCGATGCCGTCGCGCGTTTTCCGGCGCTGAATGTCGTGCTCAACAATGCCGGCATCATGAAGGACGAGGATCTCGTCGGCAGCCGCGACGTCGCCATCGCCGAGGAGACGGTCGAGACTAACCTGCTCGGCCCGATCCGCCTGACGGCAGCCCTGCTGCCGCACCTGCTGAAGCAGCCGAAAGCCACCATCTTGACCGTCTCGTCGGGGCTCGCCTTCGTGCCGCTGGCGGTGACGCCGACCTATTCCGCGACCAAGGCGGCGCTCCATTCCTGGTCGATGTCGCTGCGCCATCAATTGAAGGGCAGCTCGACGCAAGTCGTCGAGATCGCTCCGCCTTACGTCCAGACCGAGCTTCGCGGCCCGGAACAGGCCGTCGATCCGCTCGCCATGCCGTTGGCCGATTTCATCGCTGAGGTCATGGCGATCCTCGAGACGGACGCCGAGGAGGTCATCGTCGAGCGCTGCAAGCCGCTGCGCTTTGCCGCCGAGAACGGCAACCTCGCCGGCGTCTTCGCGATGGTGAATGGCCAGCACTGA
- a CDS encoding 50S ribosomal protein L11 methyltransferase produces the protein MREGLLPSTVATVLELSTSGEKARALTELLGEVFDPTETAISAFEIESGVTTLSLNAPWKVEIYFATHPDEDAVRDMLRPIVGDVIDTTPFATVNQQDWVAASLDGLKPVRAGRVLVHGEHDREAVRINYVGIEIPAALAFGTGHHGTTAGCLLALDAELKRRRPRHAIDVGTGTGILALALAKQTKRKVVAGDIDLVAVEVAAHNARVNHAPHALDLYVAPGLRHAKADRPGHFDLVFANILAGPLKRLAPSIARVLSADGTVILSGLLAMDVAGVVSVYRHQGLHLASQSLREGWATLVMKKGGAAPRPRHLR, from the coding sequence ATGCGTGAAGGTCTTCTGCCATCGACGGTCGCGACCGTCCTCGAACTCTCGACCAGCGGCGAGAAGGCGCGTGCGCTGACCGAACTGCTGGGCGAGGTCTTCGACCCGACGGAGACAGCGATCTCCGCCTTCGAGATCGAGAGCGGCGTCACCACGCTCTCGCTCAACGCCCCCTGGAAGGTCGAGATCTATTTCGCCACGCATCCCGACGAGGACGCCGTGCGCGACATGCTGCGGCCAATCGTCGGCGACGTCATCGACACCACGCCCTTTGCCACCGTGAACCAGCAGGACTGGGTCGCGGCCAGCCTGGACGGGCTGAAGCCCGTCCGCGCCGGCCGCGTCCTTGTCCATGGCGAGCATGACCGCGAGGCGGTCCGCATCAACTATGTCGGCATCGAAATCCCGGCCGCGCTCGCCTTCGGCACCGGCCATCACGGCACGACCGCCGGATGCCTGCTCGCGCTCGACGCGGAGCTGAAGCGCCGTCGCCCGCGCCACGCCATCGATGTTGGCACCGGCACCGGCATTCTGGCGCTGGCGCTGGCCAAGCAGACGAAGCGCAAAGTCGTCGCCGGCGACATCGATCTCGTCGCCGTCGAGGTCGCGGCCCACAATGCCCGCGTCAACCACGCGCCGCATGCGCTCGATCTTTATGTCGCACCGGGCCTGCGCCACGCCAAGGCCGACCGGCCCGGCCATTTCGATCTCGTCTTCGCCAATATCCTGGCCGGTCCGCTGAAGCGCCTCGCGCCCTCGATCGCGCGCGTGCTCTCGGCCGACGGCACGGTCATCCTGTCGGGCCTGCTCGCCATGGACGTCGCCGGCGTCGTCTCGGTCTACCGGCACCAAGGGCTCCATCTTGCGAGCCAGTCACTGCGCGAGGGCTGGGCCACGCTCGTCATGAAAAAAGGCGGCGCAGCCCCAAGGCCACGCCACCTTCGCTAG
- a CDS encoding UvrD-helicase domain-containing protein yields the protein MSDHHATSAPLPRPGGLAARAAAAPSAGYLSGLNPEQRQAVEATDGPVLVLAGAGTGKTRVLTTRIAHLIATNRAFPSQILSVTFTNKAAREMKERIAHLVGPVAEGMPWLGTFHSISAKILRRHAELLDLRSDFTILDTDDQIRLMKQVIAAEGIDEKRWPGRMLAGFIDSWKNRGLAPKDVAPGEAAVFANGKGGKLYAAYQDRLKTLNAVDFGDLLLHCLTLFRDHPDVLGVYHERFRYILVDEYQDTNTAQYLWLRLLAQGRRNIACVGDDDQSIYGWRGAEVDNILRFEHDFPGATVIRLERNYRSTGHILATASKLIARNETRLGKTLRTEDEPGEKVTITGAWDSQEEARLITDEIEAMQAKGENLAEIAVLVRISAQMRELEERFVQTGVPYRVIGGPRFYERAEIRDAMAYLRCVVSPTDDLAFERIVNVPKRGLGDATIQLLHNHARATQLSLLQSARAIVESDELKPKARTSLRELVGAFARWTARINQIKQGELAELVLEESGYTEMWQKDRSADAAGRLENLKELVRSLDEFPDLPAFLEHVSLVMDADSGENVDRVSIMTLHGAKGLEFDTVFLPGWEEGLFPNQRALDESGRAGLEEERRLAHVGLTRARKRLKLYFASNRRIHGLWQSSLPSRFIDELPEEHVEVVQAASNYSQGGYGASRFDRMESFGSSYNTPGWQRAQENKAKANSGGGSGFSESGSGFGSGSFGNSRQRGPLLIEGELTAKSSGSSAYDTGARVFHIKFGPGSVASVDGNKLTVDFDKAGRKMVLDSFVQKAG from the coding sequence CCGTGCTGGTTCTGGCCGGCGCCGGCACCGGCAAGACCCGGGTGCTCACCACCCGCATCGCCCATCTGATCGCGACCAACCGCGCCTTTCCCTCACAAATCCTGTCGGTGACCTTCACCAACAAGGCGGCGCGCGAGATGAAGGAGCGCATCGCCCATCTCGTCGGCCCCGTCGCCGAGGGCATGCCCTGGCTCGGCACCTTTCACTCGATCTCGGCCAAGATCCTGCGCCGCCACGCCGAGCTGCTCGATCTGCGCAGCGATTTCACCATCCTCGACACCGACGACCAGATTCGCTTGATGAAACAGGTGATCGCGGCCGAGGGCATCGACGAGAAGCGCTGGCCCGGCCGCATGCTGGCGGGCTTCATCGATAGCTGGAAGAATCGCGGCCTTGCGCCGAAGGATGTCGCGCCGGGCGAGGCCGCCGTCTTCGCCAATGGCAAGGGCGGCAAGCTCTACGCCGCCTATCAGGACCGGCTGAAGACGCTGAACGCGGTCGATTTCGGCGATCTGCTGCTGCACTGCCTGACGCTGTTCCGCGATCATCCCGACGTGCTCGGCGTCTATCACGAGCGCTTCCGCTACATCCTCGTCGACGAGTATCAGGACACCAACACGGCGCAGTATCTCTGGCTGCGGCTCCTCGCCCAGGGGCGCCGCAACATCGCCTGCGTCGGTGACGACGACCAGTCGATCTATGGCTGGCGCGGCGCCGAGGTCGACAACATCCTGCGCTTCGAGCACGATTTTCCTGGTGCGACCGTGATCCGGCTGGAGCGCAACTATCGCTCGACCGGCCATATCCTCGCCACCGCCTCCAAGCTGATCGCCCGCAATGAGACCCGGCTGGGCAAGACCCTGCGCACCGAGGACGAGCCCGGCGAGAAGGTCACCATCACCGGCGCCTGGGACAGCCAGGAGGAAGCCCGCCTGATCACCGACGAGATCGAGGCGATGCAGGCCAAGGGCGAGAACCTCGCCGAAATCGCCGTGCTGGTCCGCATCTCGGCGCAGATGCGCGAGCTGGAAGAGCGCTTCGTCCAGACCGGCGTGCCCTATCGCGTCATCGGCGGCCCGCGCTTTTACGAGCGCGCCGAGATCCGAGACGCCATGGCCTATCTGCGCTGCGTCGTCTCCCCGACCGACGATCTCGCCTTCGAGCGCATCGTCAACGTTCCCAAGCGCGGTCTCGGCGACGCCACCATCCAGCTCCTGCACAACCACGCCCGCGCCACGCAGCTTTCGCTCCTGCAATCGGCCCGCGCCATCGTCGAAAGCGACGAACTCAAGCCCAAGGCGCGCACGAGCTTGCGCGAACTGGTCGGGGCCTTCGCGCGCTGGACGGCACGCATTAACCAGATCAAGCAGGGCGAACTGGCCGAACTGGTGCTGGAGGAGTCGGGCTACACCGAGATGTGGCAGAAGGACCGTTCAGCCGATGCCGCCGGCCGGCTCGAGAACCTGAAGGAACTGGTACGCTCCCTCGACGAATTCCCCGATCTGCCGGCCTTCCTCGAACATGTCTCGCTGGTGATGGACGCCGATTCCGGCGAGAACGTCGATCGCGTCTCGATCATGACGCTGCACGGCGCCAAGGGGCTGGAATTCGACACCGTCTTCCTGCCCGGCTGGGAGGAAGGTCTCTTCCCCAACCAGCGCGCCCTCGACGAGAGCGGTCGTGCCGGTCTGGAGGAAGAGCGCCGCCTCGCCCATGTCGGCCTGACTCGCGCCCGCAAGCGGCTGAAGCTCTATTTCGCCTCGAACCGCCGCATCCACGGCCTCTGGCAGTCGAGCCTGCCGTCGCGCTTCATCGACGAACTCCCCGAGGAGCATGTCGAGGTCGTCCAGGCCGCCTCCAACTACAGCCAGGGCGGCTACGGCGCCTCGCGCTTCGACCGGATGGAAAGCTTCGGCTCCTCCTACAACACGCCGGGCTGGCAGCGCGCCCAGGAGAACAAGGCGAAGGCAAATTCAGGCGGCGGCTCGGGCTTTTCCGAAAGCGGCAGCGGCTTCGGCTCGGGCAGCTTCGGGAACTCGCGCCAGCGCGGCCCGCTGTTGATCGAAGGCGAACTCACCGCCAAATCGAGCGGCTCATCGGCCTACGACACCGGAGCCCGCGTCTTCCACATCAAGTTCGGCCCCGGCTCGGTGGCGAGCGTCGACGGCAACAAGCTGACGGTCGATTTCGACAAGGCCGGGCGGAAGATGGTGCTGGACAGCTTTGTGCAGAAGGCGGGATAA
- a CDS encoding TetR/AcrR family transcriptional regulator, protein MASPSTTSDDILRCARALIIAGGYNGFSYADIAKVVGIRNASIHHHFPSKSDLVRTLVARYREEAESGIATMERHVSDPAEQLRAYTGYWEACITDASAPFCVCALLAVEIPVLPEEVVIEVRAHFRSLSAWLASVLERGARHGQLRLTGTAKAEAETFLATVHGAMLSARAYGDTKTFGAITRPLLERLIARH, encoded by the coding sequence ATGGCCAGCCCCTCCACCACCTCCGATGACATCCTGCGCTGCGCGCGCGCGCTGATCATCGCTGGCGGGTACAATGGCTTCAGCTACGCCGACATTGCCAAGGTGGTCGGCATCCGCAATGCGAGCATCCACCACCATTTCCCCAGCAAATCGGACCTCGTCCGCACCCTCGTGGCGCGCTATCGCGAGGAGGCTGAATCCGGGATCGCCACGATGGAGCGGCATGTCTCCGATCCGGCGGAACAACTGCGCGCCTATACTGGCTATTGGGAAGCCTGCATCACCGACGCGTCTGCGCCATTCTGTGTTTGCGCCTTGCTGGCAGTCGAAATCCCCGTCCTTCCGGAAGAGGTCGTGATCGAGGTGCGAGCCCATTTCCGCTCGCTCTCGGCCTGGCTGGCATCGGTTCTGGAACGCGGCGCCAGGCACGGCCAACTGCGGTTGACCGGCACCGCCAAGGCCGAAGCCGAGACCTTCCTCGCCACGGTCCACGGCGCGATGCTCTCCGCCCGCGCCTATGGCGACACCAAGACGTTTGGCGCCATCACGCGCCCGCTTCTGGAGCGCCTCATCGCCCGGCATTGA
- a CDS encoding helix-turn-helix domain-containing protein, protein MQAQGGLEHPEVSPEVEALVRDVIGQVADKWTMLILEALEEHGTLRFTQVGRIVGGISQKMLTKTLRQMECDGLIIRKVHPVIPPHVDYTMTEIGRELTAAFCGVWVWAETYYAQVEAARAAFKARERGI, encoded by the coding sequence ATGCAGGCGCAGGGCGGGCTGGAGCATCCAGAGGTCAGTCCCGAGGTCGAGGCACTGGTGCGCGACGTGATTGGCCAGGTCGCGGACAAGTGGACGATGCTGATCCTGGAGGCACTGGAGGAGCATGGCACGCTGCGCTTCACGCAAGTCGGCCGGATCGTCGGTGGCATCAGCCAGAAGATGCTGACCAAGACGCTGCGCCAGATGGAATGCGACGGACTGATCATACGGAAAGTCCATCCGGTGATCCCACCGCATGTCGACTACACGATGACGGAGATCGGCCGCGAGCTGACGGCGGCGTTCTGCGGGGTCTGGGTCTGGGCGGAGACCTACTACGCGCAGGTGGAAGCAGCGCGGGCGGCGTTCAAGGCGCGGGAGCGGGGCATTTGA
- a CDS encoding type II toxin-antitoxin system HicB family antitoxin: MTHYVAIIEDAGPDFAVGVWFPDLPGCFSAGDTLDEALTNAPEAMALWFEDIEAEGRTVPRARTPSELKADPEIAADMAKYAIALIPAPDLALQPAAE; the protein is encoded by the coding sequence ATGACCCATTATGTCGCCATCATCGAGGATGCAGGGCCTGACTTCGCGGTCGGCGTCTGGTTTCCGGATTTGCCCGGCTGCTTCTCCGCCGGCGATACGCTTGATGAAGCATTGACCAATGCCCCCGAAGCCATGGCGCTCTGGTTCGAGGATATCGAAGCCGAAGGCCGCACCGTTCCCCGCGCCCGCACCCCGAGCGAACTCAAGGCCGATCCCGAAATCGCCGCCGACATGGCGAAATATGCGATCGCCCTGATCCCGGCTCCTGACTTGGCTCTTCAGCCCGCAGCAGAATAG
- a CDS encoding type II toxin-antitoxin system HicA family toxin, which translates to MLNNSSDIIRRLEREGWECVRVVGSHYVFKKSGVRDNISVPHPRKNFGPGLVLKIYKQAGWPRD; encoded by the coding sequence ATGCTCAACAACAGCAGCGACATCATTCGCCGCCTCGAACGCGAGGGCTGGGAATGCGTGCGCGTCGTCGGCTCGCACTATGTCTTCAAAAAGTCCGGCGTCCGTGACAATATCTCGGTGCCGCATCCGAGAAAGAATTTCGGTCCCGGCCTCGTGTTGAAAATCTACAAGCAGGCAGGCTGGCCCCGCGACTGA